From Candidatus Binatus sp.:
GAAAATTAATGCAGTTTCAATCAACAAAATATTGCCAAATCTCTACTGACCTATAGGACAGTCGCGGGTACCGTAACATACCGATCACACGAGCGCGAGTAGGGCTGCTACTGCCGAGGCGCGGGAAGTTATGAGTCGAGCTGTTTGAGCTTGGCCTCCATCTGCGCCATCAGGCTGTCATACGATCCCTGTTTCAGAACCGCCTGAATCTGCGCCGCGACGTTGCTCGCGAGGCTCTGTCCGTCGAGGATGATATCGATCACGCGCCATCGCGGACCAACCTTGCCGAGCACATAATCGATCGAAACCGCGCCGCCCTCGGCGCGTTTGACGGTGGTCGACACGATTCGACGCGCCTGCTTGATTTGCTCCTTGCCGAACTGAACCTCCAAGCCGGTGAAGAATTGGGAAGCTTCGGGGTAGGCGAGCTTTTGCAGCAATTCGCGGAGCAGATTGGCAAATCGGGCGCGTTCGGCGCGGCCGAGTTTGCTCCATTGGGCGCCAAGTGCGGTCCGGGAGAGCGAATCGATCGCGAGCGAATCGTCGATTTTCGCGATTAGTTCAGTTCTCGCGGCGTTATCTTTGGTGGTACGCAGCTTGCTCATTGATTCGAGCATCTGGCGCACGATCATTTCGGCTGGACCCGTAGTGTCGGCGGCGAGGGCGGATGAGAGGCGGGGGGTCGCCGCCAGGAAAAATAGCGCAAGAAAAATGATGATCATGGCGAGCTCGGCGAGCTCGACTACCCGATTTGGAAGAAATCGACGCAAATGCTGCCACCTCTGCTGCAGAACGCGGCCCGATATCAACGCGATTGCTTGAATCGTCACACGACTTATCAGTCTATGGGGAGTTCGAGCAATTAGCTGACCAGTAACCAACACTTAACGCGATCGCGCGCCCGATACCTAGTGACCGGGTACCTGCGCTGGTAAACTGTCGAGTTTGTGGCGAGCATCATGGCACTGCTGTTCGATTTCGGCGGCACGCTCGACGGGCCATCACATTGGCTCGACCGCTTTCTGGCGCAGTACCGGGCGGCGGGCATCGATATAACGCGCGCGGAAGTCGATCCGGCGTTCGATCACGCCACGCGAACGGGATATCGGGCGACCAGGGTGCTCGCGCGGTTCGGGCTTAAGGATTTGGTGCGATTCATTGTGGGCCATCAGGTCGAGTACCTCCGCAAAGACGGGCCGGAGCGAATCCGCTCGATGATCGAGGCGAGCGGCGCCGCGGGAAGGCATCGAATGGTCGAGCAGGTCACGGCGTCGTTCGTCGCGGAGACAGCGGCGGGATTGGAACACAGCCGCGGAGTTTTGACGGCGCTCAAAGCGCGCTTCAAGCTGGGCGTGGTGTCGAATTTCTATGGGAACCTGGATCGCATCCTGGCGGAATTTCGCCTCGATCGATTGATGAGCGCCGTCGCAGATTCGTCTAAGATAGGGATCTTCAAGCCGGAGCTGGGAATCTTCGAGGCTGCAATCGCCCAGATGCGCGTTGCGCCCGAGACGATCGCGATGATCGGCGATTCGCTCGGCAAGGATTGCGCGCCGGCGCATCGATTGGGCCTGCACACCGTATGGTTGTGCAGCGAAGGTGCGCGGGCGGACGCGGAGAATTCGGCAGAGGTCGCGGATCGCACGATTCGAACGATCGACGAATTGGTCGAGCTCAAATGGTGACCAAACTTCAAGGCGCGATCATCGCGGCGGGCCGCGGAGAACGGCTGCGGAACGAATCGAGTGCGATGCCGAAGCCGTTGGTCGAACTGGGCGGCGAGACGATGCTCGCGCGGCAGGCTCGCGCGCTTATCGCGGCAGGCGCGTCGTCGGTGATCGCGGTGATCAACTCGGAAACAGCGAGAATCGCGCAACAGATGAAAATTGACCTGAAGATCGAGTTGCCGGCCGAATTGAAAATCGTGGTGCGCGATACGCCAAGCTCGATGGAGACGATGCTCGCGCTCGGCGAGTATCTCGAACCGGGATGGTTCCTGGCGGCGACGGTCGATGCGATCGTCGCGCCGGCGGAACTCGCGCGCTTCGTCGCGGAAGCGCGACGCATGATCGCGAATCGCGGTATCGCGGGCCTCGTCGGCGTGCTGGCGGTCACGCGATGGCGCGGCGACCGGAAACCGCTCTTCGCGGAACTGACCAATGACGGATTGATCGCGCGGCTCGGTGGCGCGGAGGCATCGATGGTGACGGCGGGAATCTACCTGATGCACACCGAAATGTTTGAGCTGGCCGAATCGGCGCGGAGCCTCGGGCTGGACGCGCTCCGGCGTCTGCTCGGACTGATGCTCGAGCGCGGGATGAAGCTGGGCGCAATCGAAATCGCAGGCGCGATCGACGTCGACGAAGCGTCGGACCTCGAGGCCGCGCGCAGTGCGATACGGAGTTATCAATGAGTTATCGAGCTCTGGGAGTTTATCGGGAGCCTGAATTTTCGCCGGGCAAAGTGGAAGACGACGCGGCGATCCTCAACAGCGTGCTGGCGGAACTCGCGCGCGAAGGGATCGAGACGCAGGTGATGGACGCGAAAAGCTTTGGCGCGGGCGAGCTGCCGGCGCGGCAGGATATCGTGCTCGCGATGTGCCAGGGCGAGCAGCCGCTCAAGCGGCTCGCGGAAATCGAGCAGGGCGGCGCCGTCGCGATCAACTCGGCGCTCGCGATTCGCAACTGCTATCGCGACTTGCTCACCGCGGGACTCGCGCGGGCGGGCGTGCCGACGCCGGTCGGCGCGCTGGTCGCCACCGCCGAGCCGCTCGATTCGCGCAAGCTGGCGGGCGTGGATCTCGCGGCGGGCGTGTTCGTCAAACGCGGCGATTTGCATGCGCTCGGCGCCGACGACGTGCAGTATGCGTCGGATCGCGCGCAGGTGGAATCGATCCTGGCGGACTTCGCGCGGCGCGGAATCCGTAACGCCTTCGTGCAGCAGGAAGCGCACGGGCGCGTGGTCAAATTTTACGGCGTGAGCGCCGGGATGTATTTCGCCGCGCTGCCCGAGGACGAAGCAATCCCCGAAGCGGCGATTCGCGCGATGCAGGAAGCGGCGTCGGTCGCGTCGCAGGCGCTCGGGCTCGAGGCGTGGGGCGGCGACGCCATCTTGAGTGGCGATCGATTTGCGATTATCGACTTTAACGACTGGCCCAGTTATAGCCGTGTGCGGGGACCGGCGGCGCGCGCGATCGCAAGGCGCGCGATGAACCTGCTGGCGCGCCCGCGATGATCGGAATTTTTAGGGAGTGATGGTACCGCGATCGCCTGATGACAAACACCAGCCACGGCAAACTGCCTGCGATCAAGACCGCGATTCCGGGTCCCAAATCGAAGGAAATTTTCAACACCGAACAGAGCTATATCGCGCCCGGCCGGCAGCGAATCTCGCTGCTGGCGGGAATCGCGTTCGATCACGGCGAAGGCGCGACGCTGACCGACGCCGACGGCAACACCTACGTCGATTTCTTCGCGGGGGTGGCGGTGGCGAGCCTCGGCCATGGGCATCCGGGGCTGGCGCAGGCGCTCTCGAAGCAGGCGTCGCGGCTGATCGTCGGCACGTTCGCGACCAAAGAGCGCGCGGAGGCATTCAAGCTGCTGAGCGAAGTCGCGCCGGCGAATCTGAAACGCGCGCATCTCTATAGCGGCGGCGCAGAAGCGGTCGAGGCGGCGATTCGGCTTGCGCGATCGGCCACCAAAAAGCATGAGGTCGCGAGCTTCTGGGGCGGATTTCACGGCAAGACCGGCGGCGTGATCGGGCTTATCGGCGACGAATCGAAGCAAGGCTACGGTCCGCTGCAGGGCGGACAATACACGGTGCCGTATGCCGACTGTTATCGATGCCCATTCAAGCTGAAATATCCGGACTGCGGACTTTATTGCGTCGATTTCGCGCGCCAGCAGATCAAGATGAGTTCGGGCGGCGCGCTTGCGGCGATTATCGCGGAACCGATGCAGGGCACCGCGGGCAACGTGATTCCGCCGGACGACTGGATGCCGGCAATCAAGTCGGTCGCGAAGGATCTCGGCGCGATGCTGATCGCCGACGAGATGATCACCGGCTTCGGCCGCACCGGCAAATGGTGGGGCGTCGAGCATAGCGGCGTCACGCCCGATATCGTCACGATCGGCAAGGGCATGGGCTCGGGCTTCCCGGTGTCGGGCGTGCTGCTGAGCGACGAGTTGGGCAAAGCGGAGCCGTTCTCGAAGCCGAGTGCGTCGTCTTCGAGCTACGGCGGGAATCCGCTGGCGGCGGTCGCGGTCGCGGAGACGATACGCACGATCGAGAAAGAAGGCCTGGTCGAGAACTCGCGGCGAATCGGCGCGCTGATGCTGAGCCGCTTGATGGCGCTGAAAGAAAAATACGAATTCGTCGGCGACGTGCGCGGCAGGGGCCTGCTGATCGGCGTCGAACTGGTGCGCGATCGCAAGACCAAAGAACTGCTCGGCAAGCGGGTCACCGAACTGATTTTTGCCGAATGCCTGAAGCGCGGACTCGTCATCATGGGCTACTTCCCCAAGATTCGGATCAATCCGGCGCTGGTGATCACGGAAGCGCAGGCCGAGGCGGGAATCGCGATTCTCGACGAAGTGTTTGCGCACGTGCGCGATCGCGTCGATTGGCGCACTGCGTAGGATTTTTTCTTCAGGCAGGATTTTTTGCGATGGCCGATATCACGGGGAACGCCGCGTACTTTTTCGACCTCGCGGGCACGCTGGTCAAGTTCGACGACAATCGCGAACTGCCGCTCGACGCCAACGGCAAAGTTGTGATCGAGTTGATGCCGGGAGTCGCTGAAAAACTCGCGCCGATTCGCGACCGTCTGATGTTCGTCGTCACCAATCAGGCGGGAATCAAGCGCGGGCGGCTGACGGCGGAGAAAGTCGAAGCCGCGATCGTCGCGCTGGATTTGAAGCTCGGCGAGATCCTGACGGGATGGCAAGTATGCCCGCATACCGACGCCGATCGATGCGAATGCCGCAAGCCCAAGGGCGGCATGATCCGCGAACTCGCGGAGATTTACGGCGTCGACCTGAAGGCGTCGGCGATGATCGGCGATCAGGAAGTCGATCGGCTCGCGGGCGAAGCGGCGGGCGTTGCAGAATTTGTCTGGGCGAAAGATTTCTTCGCGGCAAAGTAGCCTCACACGTTCGGCGTGAATTGCGCGAGATCGTAGATGCCGAGGTGCTCTTCGATGATTCGACTCCGGCAGCCTCCGCTCAAGATGACGGAATAAGAGAGTTCGCCAGCAAGTGCGAACTTGACCTGCTTGTCATTCAGAGGCTAAGGCTGCGACGCCGAAGAATCCCGGAGGGATGCCGAGCAGAGTGAAAGATCCGGGATTCTTCGCTGCGCTCTGAATGACAAAAAGAGTTGGACGTTACGACGCCGTCGCAAGACAAACACGATCGCAGTTGATATTGATGCGGGTATCCGCAGTCCGGAGGGTTTGAAATGAAGATTGGATTACTGACACCGTTCGACGGCAAGAATGCAAACCCGGCCGAGTTCGCGCGCGTCGCGGAATCGCTCGGCTTCGAGTCGCTCTGGGTGCCGGAGCATCCGGCGTTCCCGGCCAATCCATCGACGCCGTTTCCGGGCGGCGGCGCGATTCCACCGATGTATCATCAGATGGCCGATCAGATGGTGGCGCTCAGCATGGCGGCCGCGGTGACGAAGAATCTCAAGCTCGCGACCGGGATTTGCCTGGTGCCGGAGCACGAGCCGCTCGCGCTGGCGAATCAGATCGCGACGCTCGATTCATTTTCGAATGGGCGGTTCATTTTCGGTATCGGCGCGGGATGGCTGCGCGAAGAATGCGATCTGTTCGGCGTCGATTTTCCGCATCGATGGACGCAGACGGCTGAGTTGATCGCGGCGATGCGCGCGCTTTGGACGGAGGATGCGCCGTCATTCGAAGGCAAGTACGTGAAGTTTCCGCCGGTCAAGATTTATCCCAAGCCGGCGCAGAAAAAAGGACCGCCGGTCGTGATCGGCAGCCTCGACAAGAATGCGCTGAAGCGCGTGGCCAAGTGGGCCGACGGATGGTGCCCGATTCGGCTCAAGGCTGATGTGTTCAAGGCAAAGGTCGAGGAGTTGAAGCGCGAGTGCGCGGCGATCGGTCGCGACTTCGGGAGTTTGGACATCACGATCATGGGCGGAATCGGCGGCGATCGCGCGAGAGTACAGGAAGGACTGAAGGAATATGCGGCGGCGGGCGCGCAGAGGTTCGTGGTCGGGCTCGGCGAGTTCACGCCCGCGACGTTCGAGAGCGTGCTGAAGAAGGTGGCCGGCTTGTATCTGTAACAGGGCACGCAGAAGGGCAGACATGTCCAAGATCACATCAACGGCAACCCGGTCACTAACATCGTCGGCTTTACCAGGCAGCGCGGCGCTTGGAGCGTGAAGATGAAGCCGGCAATCAATCCCAACCAAATGAAGATGAAGCTTGCACTGAATCCGAACCAAACTAGCGGTCAAGAAGTCTCTCCTAGTGGCGCCTCGACGTATGAACCAATGAGTAGTGTGTGGGAGGGGAGCGACGGAGACTTACTCGAAGCGATGTTTAAGTTTTACGCGACTATCCCACCTGAACCAATCCTGGATTCGACTTACAACGCCGGGCGATTTTGGAAGGGTTCGAAACGGCGCATCGTGTCTATGGACATCGACCCGCAACACAAGCCGATGATCGTTGGGGACAACCGGAAAATGACGGGCGTGCCGTCCGCCAAATTTGGAACCGTCGTGTACGACCCACCCCACGTCGGACCGCAGGGACGCGACAAAAGTAGAAAGCGATTTGATGTAGATTTCGGGGCGACGGTCGAGTGTGGCAAGGAGCAGGACTGGAACTTGAGCTACCTCTATCCAGCCTTCTTGAAGCAGGCCAGGAGAGTATTAAAACCCGACGGCTTGCTACTAGCCAAAGTCACCGACATGGTGAACAACCATAAATCGAAATGGCCGCACTGCGACTTCATGCGAATGGCCGAAGAGGCCGGATTTACTGTGTGCGATTTGATTATCAAGATTCGGAATGGTCCGATGGTTTCGACCAAGTGGAAGGAGGCCCATCACGCGCGAAAGCGACACTGTTTTTGGATTGTATGTCGCAACGGGGACGACTGCGAACGATAGTCATCGCGATGAGTTCTTCGGGTATAGCGCATCCCATCGGCCTACTCGGTGAGTCCCAGGACGGCCCACGCCCGGCTGCTTGCTTCCGAACCCGCTTTCGTTCCACTCCGGTTCGTAGTGGACCATGAGGGCAAATTCCGCCGCGAACACCCACCATTCACTGGAAAATGTCAGATAACGACACTGCATATCATTCAGGGTGATATTTTGTCGGCTTGCGATCTTAGTGACGTGCTCGCTAAGGCGGGCGCGCAGTGTCCGCTTACTTTTGGTGGTGCCCTTGGACGCCTTCCCGACGTAAACGAGTTTCCTCTTGAAGTAGAGCGCGTAAATCCCGCTCGTCTGTGGTCCTACGCCCTTCTTCAATGGGAGAAGCGGACTCGCTTCCAACATCTCGACAACCTGGGCGCGAATACCCCGGTCCAGGTCGAACTCGAAGTGGTGTTCATTGTCGGCAGGGTCGGGCATGGCGAAGCAATCTATCGATAGACCGCTCGAAATTCAAATTAGAAAGTGCGACGAATAAGTCTTTAGCCAATCGCCGCGTGCGGCGGACAAAAATCCGCCGTTGCGGAGGTGCGCGCCGCATTGAAGGATGCTATGTCAATGTCAACGACCCATACGACGCCGGCGTAGGGATTCAGGTGGGGGACACTGCGAGGCGGCTAGGCCTCGTCGTCGGAGGCGGGGTCGTCGCCGCTTAGATCGCCGCCACTCTCGAGTTCCTCGACTGCTTCGTCGAATTCGGGGCCGCTGAATTCGTCGCCCATCTCGGTGCCCATCCGCTTCATCATCCGCGCGAGGCTCTTGGGATCGTTTTCATCGACGTCGCCGATTTTCGACGGATCGGCAAGCGACTCGAGGCGCGATTCCTCGCTGCGCGGCATCGCAAAGCGCGACATCAGGCGGCTCATCTTCTTGCTGCCGCATTTGTCGCAAACCGCGACGACCTTAGCGCTGATGCGAGTCGTCAGCACGCTGGTGACGCGGCGGCATTTGTCGCATCGATATTCGTAAATAGGCATCCTTGAGTCGGTGATTAATCCGCAGTTGCGATCACGGTCATGTTACGTCGCGATTGCACGAGATTCCAGCGCGGCTTTGAATGAGATGGCGGCGTCGGCATACTGTGGCGATCTTTTTCAGGCGATTGAAGCGGGCAATTGAGCATTGATAGCGGAATCAGAAACCGGCTTTGAATCGACCAGCGAGTTGCGCCTGATGTGGCGCAACACGCGGATGGTCGTGCTGTGCGCGATTTCGGCGGCGCTGTATGCGGCGGTGCTGGTGCCGTTCAAAGTGGTGCCGTTGATACCGGGCGTCACCGAACTCCGGCCGGCCAATGCGATACCGATCGTATGCTCGTTCCTGTTCGGGCCGGCGGCGGCGTGGGGATCGGCGATCGGCAACATGATCGGCGATTTTTTCGGCGGCGTGTCGCCCGGCGACATCTTCGGATTTTTTGCGAACCTGGTGTACGGCTGGATTCCGTACAAGGTGTGGCAGGTGATCGGGCGGGGCGAGAGTCCGGTCGCGCGGACGCCGTCGGCGATTCTGAAGTACGTGATCGCGTGCCTGGCGGCGAGCGTGCTCTGCGCGGATCTGGTGGGATGGGGCGACAATCTGCTGGTGATCAGGCCGTTCGCGATGCTCGGCAACGTGATCATCTTCAACAACATGGCGTCGGCGTTGTTGCTTGCGCCGTTCATTTTGGCGGCGGTGTATCCGCGGGTCAAAAAAGGCCGGATGCTGTACGAGGACATGATGCCGGAAGTCAAGCGCCGCCCGATGGCGATACGAATCGTCGGCTTCTCGATGCTGATCGCGGGCGAAACTGGCGCGTGGCTGTTCGGCAATCTGCTGTCGGCGGGACTCTGGATGCCGACGTTCCTGCCGGCGGCGATGATGGTCGCGCCGTACGACAAGCCGATCGCGATAATCGTGAGCCCGTTTATCCTGCTGGCGTTCGCGGGACTGTTCCTGATGTGACCGCGGCGCGGCGAAATTGAAGACGGAAGCGCAAATCGAAATCCCGATCAGTGCGGCGCGCGCCGAGCATGCAGTGAGCGTCGAAAACGTCAGCTTCACGTACCTCGACGGCGACCGGCCGGCGCTGCGCGATGTCACTTTTGCGCAAGCTGCGGGCGAGATGATCGGCGTGATGGGCGGGTCGGGCGCGGGCAAATCGACGCTGGCGAAGTGCCTGAATCGAATCGTGCCGGAGTTCGAGGGCGGCGATTTTAGCGGCGTGATTCGAATCAATGGCGAGCAGTTGTCTCATCTCAGGGTCAGCGAAGTCGCGCCGAAGGTCGGGATGGTGTTCCAGGATTTCGAGGCGCAACTGTTTTCCACCAACGTCGCGCACGAAGTTGCGTTCGCGATGGAGCAGGTCGGGATGCCGCGCGCGGAGATGGTCAAACGAATCGGGCCGGCGCTGGAAGCAGTGGGGCTGAAGGGTTTTGAGCATCGCGATCCGATGTCGCTGTCGGGCGGCGAAAAGCAGCGGCTCGCGATCGCGTCGGTGCTGGCGCTCCGGCCGTCGGTGATCGTGCTCGACGAGCCGACGACGGATCTCGATCCGGAAGGGCGCGCCGAGGTTTTCGATTTAATCAGAAAATTGCGCGCGCAGAATCTGTCGCTGATTGTGATCGAGCACGAATCGGAAGAGCTTCGCGGCGCGGATCGGATAATCGTGCTGCGCGAAGGCGAAATAGCGGCGGCCGGTCCGCCGGGCGAGATTCTGGCGCGCTTCGACCTGCTCGAAGAATGCGGCGTGCGTCCGCCGGGACTCGGGCGCGTGATGACGAT
This genomic window contains:
- a CDS encoding phospholipid-binding protein MlaC: MIIIFLALFFLAATPRLSSALAADTTGPAEMIVRQMLESMSKLRTTKDNAARTELIAKIDDSLAIDSLSRTALGAQWSKLGRAERARFANLLRELLQKLAYPEASQFFTGLEVQFGKEQIKQARRIVSTTVKRAEGGAVSIDYVLGKVGPRWRVIDIILDGQSLASNVAAQIQAVLKQGSYDSLMAQMEAKLKQLDS
- a CDS encoding HAD family hydrolase, which produces MALLFDFGGTLDGPSHWLDRFLAQYRAAGIDITRAEVDPAFDHATRTGYRATRVLARFGLKDLVRFIVGHQVEYLRKDGPERIRSMIEASGAAGRHRMVEQVTASFVAETAAGLEHSRGVLTALKARFKLGVVSNFYGNLDRILAEFRLDRLMSAVADSSKIGIFKPELGIFEAAIAQMRVAPETIAMIGDSLGKDCAPAHRLGLHTVWLCSEGARADAENSAEVADRTIRTIDELVELKW
- a CDS encoding NTP transferase domain-containing protein, with translation MVTKLQGAIIAAGRGERLRNESSAMPKPLVELGGETMLARQARALIAAGASSVIAVINSETARIAQQMKIDLKIELPAELKIVVRDTPSSMETMLALGEYLEPGWFLAATVDAIVAPAELARFVAEARRMIANRGIAGLVGVLAVTRWRGDRKPLFAELTNDGLIARLGGAEASMVTAGIYLMHTEMFELAESARSLGLDALRRLLGLMLERGMKLGAIEIAGAIDVDEASDLEAARSAIRSYQ
- a CDS encoding aspartate aminotransferase family protein produces the protein MTNTSHGKLPAIKTAIPGPKSKEIFNTEQSYIAPGRQRISLLAGIAFDHGEGATLTDADGNTYVDFFAGVAVASLGHGHPGLAQALSKQASRLIVGTFATKERAEAFKLLSEVAPANLKRAHLYSGGAEAVEAAIRLARSATKKHEVASFWGGFHGKTGGVIGLIGDESKQGYGPLQGGQYTVPYADCYRCPFKLKYPDCGLYCVDFARQQIKMSSGGALAAIIAEPMQGTAGNVIPPDDWMPAIKSVAKDLGAMLIADEMITGFGRTGKWWGVEHSGVTPDIVTIGKGMGSGFPVSGVLLSDELGKAEPFSKPSASSSSYGGNPLAAVAVAETIRTIEKEGLVENSRRIGALMLSRLMALKEKYEFVGDVRGRGLLIGVELVRDRKTKELLGKRVTELIFAECLKRGLVIMGYFPKIRINPALVITEAQAEAGIAILDEVFAHVRDRVDWRTA
- a CDS encoding HAD-IIIA family hydrolase — translated: MADITGNAAYFFDLAGTLVKFDDNRELPLDANGKVVIELMPGVAEKLAPIRDRLMFVVTNQAGIKRGRLTAEKVEAAIVALDLKLGEILTGWQVCPHTDADRCECRKPKGGMIRELAEIYGVDLKASAMIGDQEVDRLAGEAAGVAEFVWAKDFFAAK
- a CDS encoding LLM class F420-dependent oxidoreductase, which codes for MKIGLLTPFDGKNANPAEFARVAESLGFESLWVPEHPAFPANPSTPFPGGGAIPPMYHQMADQMVALSMAAAVTKNLKLATGICLVPEHEPLALANQIATLDSFSNGRFIFGIGAGWLREECDLFGVDFPHRWTQTAELIAAMRALWTEDAPSFEGKYVKFPPVKIYPKPAQKKGPPVVIGSLDKNALKRVAKWADGWCPIRLKADVFKAKVEELKRECAAIGRDFGSLDITIMGGIGGDRARVQEGLKEYAAAGAQRFVVGLGEFTPATFESVLKKVAGLYL
- a CDS encoding Eco29kI family restriction endonuclease, producing MPDPADNEHHFEFDLDRGIRAQVVEMLEASPLLPLKKGVGPQTSGIYALYFKRKLVYVGKASKGTTKSKRTLRARLSEHVTKIASRQNITLNDMQCRYLTFSSEWWVFAAEFALMVHYEPEWNESGFGSKQPGVGRPGTHRVGRWDALYPKNSSR
- a CDS encoding zinc ribbon domain-containing protein; its protein translation is MPIYEYRCDKCRRVTSVLTTRISAKVVAVCDKCGSKKMSRLMSRFAMPRSEESRLESLADPSKIGDVDENDPKSLARMMKRMGTEMGDEFSGPEFDEAVEELESGGDLSGDDPASDDEA
- a CDS encoding QueT transporter family protein — protein: MIAESETGFESTSELRLMWRNTRMVVLCAISAALYAAVLVPFKVVPLIPGVTELRPANAIPIVCSFLFGPAAAWGSAIGNMIGDFFGGVSPGDIFGFFANLVYGWIPYKVWQVIGRGESPVARTPSAILKYVIACLAASVLCADLVGWGDNLLVIRPFAMLGNVIIFNNMASALLLAPFILAAVYPRVKKGRMLYEDMMPEVKRRPMAIRIVGFSMLIAGETGAWLFGNLLSAGLWMPTFLPAAMMVAPYDKPIAIIVSPFILLAFAGLFLM